One window of Vespula pensylvanica isolate Volc-1 chromosome 17, ASM1446617v1, whole genome shotgun sequence genomic DNA carries:
- the LOC122635245 gene encoding rho-associated protein kinase 2 isoform X2, whose protein sequence is MDIIRDEDRRRRLRLLEERIKDPRSVTNIDSLLDTVQALVADCDHPGVKRMKNIEAYMNRYDSVAQDICKMRMRTDDFTLIKVIGRGAFGEVQLVRHKSTQKVYAMKLLSKFEMIKRSDSAFFWEERDIMAHANSQWIVQLHFAFQDQKYLYMVMDYMPGGDLVNLMSNYDVPEKWAKFYCAEVVLALDAIHRMGFVHRDVKPDNMLLDKHGHLKLADFGTCMRMDADGLVRSDTAVGTPDYISPEVLQSQGGEGVYGRECDWWSVGVFLYEMLVGDTPFYADSLVGTYSKIMDHRNSLHFPQELNISHYAKNLICGFLTDRTKRLGRNGVEEIKSHPFFKNDQWTFDNLRECVPPVVPELSGDDDTSNFDDVDKEDGPEESFPVPKAFSGNHLPFIGFTYSGDYQLMAANGKESVDGLENHINNGTNDDAKISQLENLLERERRQIESMEARQRALSVQLETMTRRETELREEAGRADKELTLLRHNYKEAQRRVEHETEARRKAESLLMELKKKFDEEQSRRARDASNSQQTFERVNTLEKQIKEMQSKLERETETVTRLRKQATEITVARQAAEQMANELQIARTQLQAQRDSLQQEVAALQGQLSKERSSRSQASSLTVELETRLSALHLELERSHEKEEKATLDNRQLNEKVSELEKETASLMLELKAAQARYNQEVVAHQETERSRILSKEEANLEVVKGQHNGIFSAKLNEEKSGRQRAELLAQEKERQTSMLSVDYKQIQQRLQKLEGEHRQEVEKVKVLQGQVEQEQQKRNVLQTDLAQQSSEAGRLRAREQQLIGEVTQLREAKRQIEEELHHLKTQRNVDQLQTKELQEQLEAEAYFSTLYKTQTQELREELEEKTRLQQELEEERSSLVHQLQLSLTRGDSEALARSIAEETVADLEKERTMKELEYKDGVAKHHQELNAKEQIVNRLKDSEAELKKSVEQYIKEKEDLNKRIKELQEQLNKAQSNAEEIEKLSSKLKTEQLLKQQAVNKLAEIMNRKDVSSTGKNKNKASATDLRKKEKDCRRFQQELTQEREKYGQLAAKWQKDLQDLQAQLVEENQAKLRLQMELDSKDSEIETLQMKIASVNSETASVSSVENDGEDSVLSEHGSMRLEGWLNVPNKQNIKRHGWKKQYVVVSSKKIIFYNSENDKMNADPVLILDLSKVFHVRSVTQGDVIRANAKDIPRIFQLLYAGEGEARRPGDEGNALSGIELPQLTDKPGTQQLKGHEFVSISYHMPTTCEVCSKQLWHMFRPSPALECRRCRIKVHKEHLEKKEDAIAPCKLHYDPNSARELLVLAGSPEEQKYWVSRLSRRIQKCGYKANSHVDGTGQRVSPRESTRSTLKPYLSVQQRSATLPANASMGK, encoded by the exons ATGGATATAATACGAGATGAAGACAGGCGCAGGCGCCTGCGATTGTTGGAGGAACGTATAAAGGATCCGAGAAGTGTAACAAACATTGACAGTTTATTAGATACGGTCCAAGCGCTTGTAGCAGACTGTGATCATCCTGGTGTAAAACGTATGAAGAATATAGAAGCCTATATGAATAGAT ATGATTCTGTGGCCCAAGATATTTGTAAAATGCGAATGCGTACCGACGACTTTACATTGATTAAAGTTATAGGACGTGGTGCATTTGGCGAAGTTCAACTAGTTAGACACAAATCTACTCAAAAGGTGTACGCTATGAAATTACTCAGCAAATTTGAAATG ATAAAGCGTTCTGATTCAGCCTTTTTTTGGGAAGAACGAGATATTATGGCTCACGCAAATTCACAGTGGATAGTTCAACTACACTTTGCTTTTCAAGATCAAAAGTATCTCTACATGGTAATGGATTACATGCCAGGTGGAGATTTAGTTAATTTGATGTCAAATTATGATGTACCAGAGAAATGGGCAAAGTTCTATTGCGCCGAAGTAGTACTTGCTCTAGATGCGATACATCGTATGGGATTTGTACATCGAGATGTCAAACCGGATAATATGCTACTCGATAAGCATGGCCATTTGAAACTCGCAGACTTTGGCACGTGTATGAGAATGGATGCA GATGGTTTGGTTCGTTCTGACACCGCGGTTGGCACACCTGATTATATATCACCTGAAGTACTCCAGTCACAGGGTGGAGAAGGTGTATATGGTAGGGAATGCGATTGGTGGTCCGTCGGTGTATTTTTGTATGAAATGCTCGTTGGTGACACTCCCTTTTATGCTGATTCATTAGTTGGGACATATTCAAAGATCATGGATCATAGAAATTCACTACATTTTCCTCAGGAGCTTAACATTTCGCATTATGCAAAAAACTTGATATGTGGCTTTCTCACAGATAGAACTAAGCGGCTAGGAAGAAACGGCGTGGAAGAAATCAAAAGCCatccattttttaaaaatgatcaatGGACTTTTGATAACTTACGAGAATGTGTACCACCGGTGGTACCTGAATTATCCGGAGACGATGATACTAGCAATTTCGATGATGTCGATAAAGAAGATGGGCCAGAGGAAAGTTTTCCAGTACCAAAAGCATTTTCTGGAAATCATTTGCCATTCATAGGTTTCACATATTCGGGCGATTATCAATTAATGGCTGCTAATGGCAAAGAATCTGTAGATGGATtagaaaatcatataaataatggCACTAACGATGATGCCAAAATCTCAcagttagaaaatttattagaacgagagagaaggcaGATAGAATCTATGGAAGCAAGACAGAGGGCTTTGTCTGTTCAGTTAGAGACCATGACACGCAGAGAGACTGAATTGCGTGAAGAAGCGGGAAGAGCGGACAAGGAATTAACTTTATTAAgacataattataaagaagCACAACGAAGAGTAGAACATGAAACGGAAGCTCGTAGAAAGGCAGAATCTTTACTaatggaattaaaaaagaaattcgatgaaGAACAATCTAGGAGAGCACGAGATGCAAGTAATTCACAGCAGACGTTCGAACGTGTGAATACGTTAGAGAaacaaattaaagaaatgCAATCTAAattggaaagagaaacagagacggTAACGAGATTACGAAAACAAGCTACTGAAATTACCGTAGCTCGTCAAGCTGCAGAACAAATGGCAAATGAATTGCAAATTGCAAGAACTCAATTACAAGCTCAACGCGATAGTTTGCAGCAAGAAGTTGCCGCTTTGCAG GGTCAACTATCGAAAGAACGTAGTTCCCGGTCACAGGCATCGTCGTTAACAGTAGAACTCGAAACGCGTCTGTCCGCTTTACATCTTGAATTGGAACGTAGtcatgagaaagaagagaaagctaCTTTGGATAATAGGCAACTAAATGAAAAAGTGTCcgagttagaaaaagaaacggcaAGTTTAATGCTCGAATTAAAAGCTGCACAAGCTAGGTATAATCAAGAAGTAGTTGCGCATCAAGAAACGGAAAGATCACGTATATTGTCCAAGGAAGAAGCGAATCTGGAAGTTGTTAaag GACAACATAATGGAATATTCTCAg CAAAattgaatgaagaaaagagtGGTAGACAAAGAGCGGAATTACTTGcacaagaaaaggaaagacagaCTTCAATGCTATCTGTGGACTACAAGCAAATACAGCAACGTTTGCAGAAACTCGAGGGTGAACACAGACAAGAAgtggaaaaagtaaaagtactTCAGGGGCAGGTTGAGCAGGAACaacaaaagagaaatgttCTTCAAACTGATTTGGCACAACAATCCTCGGAAGCTGGAAGGCTACGAGCTAGAGAACAACAATTGATTGGCGAAGTTACACAATTAAGAGAAGCGAAACGACAAATAGAGGAAGAATTACATCATTTGAAGACTCAAAGAAACGTGGATCAGCTACAGACTAAAGAGTTACAAGAACAATTGGAAGCGGAAGCTTATTTTtcg ACCCTTTATAAAACGCAAACTCAAGAATTACGCGAAGAACTTGAAGAGAAGACGCGATTGCAACAAGAATTGGAGGAAGAACGTAGTTCTTTGGTTCATCAGCTACAACTGTCTTTAACCAGAGGAGATAGCGAAGCGTTGGCAAGATCAATAGCTGAAGAAACAGTGGCAGATCTTGAAAAAGAACGTACCATGAAGGAATTAGAATACAAAGATGGAGTTGCCAAACATCATCAGGAATTGAATGCTAAAGAACAGATTGTAAACAGACTTAAGGATAGCGAGgcagaattaaaaaaatctgtcgaacaatatatcaaagagaaagaagacttGAATAAAAGGATTAAAGAATTGCAAGAACAACTCAATAAAGCGCAATCTAATGccgaagaaattgaaaaactcAGCAGTAAGCTCAAGACGGAGCAATTGCTTAAACAACAAGCCGTCAACAAGTTGGCTGAAATTATGAATAGAAAGGATGTTTCTTCTActggaaaaaataagaataaggcATCGGCTACGGAtctgagaaagaaggaaaaggactGCCGACGATTTCAACAGGAACTTACTCAAGAACGGGAAAAGTATGGACAATTGGCAGCTAAATGGCAAAAGGATCTCCAGGATTTACAA GCACAACTCGTCGAGGAAAATCAAGCAAAGTTGAGGCTGCAAATGGAGCTTGATTCGAAGGACTCGGAGATCGAAACGTTGCAAATGAAAATCGCAAGTGTCAATTCAGAAACAGCAAGTGTTTCTTCCGTGGAAAATGACGGAGAAGACTCCGTTTTATCCGAGCATGGTTCAATGAGATTAGAGGGCTGGTTAAACGTGCCAAACAAGCAAAATATTAAGAGGCATGGTTGGAAGAAGCAATATGTGGTCGTTTCTTctaagaaaatcattttttataatagcgaaaacgataaaatgaatGCAGATCCAGTTTTGATATTAGACTTGAGTAAAGTATTTCACGTTAGATCTGTCACGCAAGGTGATGTTATCCGCGCCAATGCCAAAGATATTCCTAGGATTTTTCAG TTACTTTATGCCGGCGAAGGCGAAGCTAGACGACCTGGCGACGAAGGGAACGCACTATCTGGAATAGAATTACCACAACTTACGGACAAACCTGGTACGCAACAATTAAAAGGCCATGAATTCGTTTCAATATCTTATCACATGCCGACCACGTGCGAAGTTTGTTCCAAACAACTTTGGCATATGTTTCGTCCGTCTCCAGCTCTGGAATGTCGAA GATGTCGCATAAAAGTGCATAAAGAACacttggaaaagaaagaagatgccATAGCACCGTGTAAACTACATTACGATCCAAACAGTGCACGAGAATTGTTGGTCCTTGCCGGAAGTccagaagaacaaaaatattggGTCTCCAGATTATCTAGGCGCATTCAAAAGTGCGGTTATAAAGCGAATTCACATGTCGATGGGACAGGACAACGTGTCTCGCCAAG GGAATCGACCAGATCGACGTTAAAGCCATATTTATCGGTGCAACAGCGCTCAGCGACTTTGCCAGCGAATGCCAGTATGGGCAAGTGA